From Actinosynnema mirum DSM 43827, a single genomic window includes:
- a CDS encoding glycoside hydrolase family 43 protein, translated as MPRQRRWAPIALAVLGLVAASLTATTTHPARAAGTYTNPVLWQDFADIDVLRVDDTYYYSASTMHYSPGAPVLRSYDLVNWEFAGHSVPRLDFGAKYDMGNGSRAYVNGIWASFLAHRKSNRTFYWGGCVDFAQTHLYTATAVDGQWSKHTTINKCYYDAGMLVDDDDTLYVAYGNTSISVAQLSADGKSEVRSQQVFQTPSNIGTLEGARFYKRGGNYYIWLTRPANGQYVLKSSSPFGPYSIQQVLLDLPSPIQGGGVPHQGGLVQTQNGDWHYLAFVDAYPGGRVPVLAPITWTSDGWPRVTTVNGGWGATYPKPNLPAPPRQVKPMIGADTFSGAALGPQWEWNHNPDTAKYSVNNGLRLSTATVTNDLYSARNTLTHRIQGPTSTGTVELDLSGMRDGDRTGLAVLRDSSAWIGVKRDNGRNRIVSVTGLTMDGSWRTTGTGYEVASADLGGSRIWLRANADIRPGNGRQARFSYSTDGVNFTAFGPAFTLKNDWRFFMGYRFAVFNHATAALGGSVTARRFDLTTP; from the coding sequence ATGCCCCGTCAACGCCGATGGGCGCCCATCGCCCTGGCCGTGCTCGGCCTCGTGGCGGCGAGCCTGACCGCCACCACCACCCACCCGGCCCGCGCGGCCGGGACCTACACCAACCCCGTGCTGTGGCAGGACTTCGCCGACATCGACGTCCTGCGCGTGGACGACACCTACTACTACTCGGCCTCCACCATGCACTACTCGCCCGGCGCGCCCGTGCTGCGCTCCTACGACCTGGTCAACTGGGAGTTCGCCGGGCACTCCGTGCCACGCCTGGACTTCGGGGCCAAGTACGACATGGGCAACGGCTCCCGCGCGTACGTCAACGGCATCTGGGCGTCGTTCCTGGCGCACCGCAAGAGCAACCGCACCTTCTACTGGGGCGGCTGCGTCGACTTCGCCCAGACGCACCTGTACACCGCGACCGCCGTCGACGGCCAGTGGTCCAAGCACACCACCATCAACAAGTGCTACTACGACGCCGGGATGCTCGTGGACGACGACGACACCCTGTACGTCGCCTACGGCAACACCAGCATCAGCGTCGCCCAGCTCTCCGCCGACGGGAAGTCGGAGGTCCGCTCCCAGCAGGTGTTCCAGACCCCCTCGAACATCGGCACCCTCGAAGGGGCGCGCTTCTACAAGCGCGGCGGCAACTACTACATCTGGCTCACCAGGCCCGCGAACGGCCAGTACGTGCTCAAGTCGTCCAGCCCGTTCGGCCCGTACTCGATCCAGCAGGTGCTGCTCGACCTGCCCTCGCCGATCCAGGGCGGGGGAGTGCCGCACCAGGGCGGCCTGGTGCAGACCCAGAACGGCGACTGGCACTACCTGGCGTTCGTCGACGCCTACCCCGGCGGGCGCGTGCCGGTGCTCGCCCCGATCACCTGGACCTCGGACGGCTGGCCGCGCGTCACCACCGTCAACGGCGGCTGGGGCGCGACCTACCCGAAGCCGAACCTGCCCGCGCCCCCGCGCCAGGTCAAACCCATGATCGGCGCCGACACCTTCTCCGGCGCCGCGCTCGGCCCGCAGTGGGAGTGGAACCACAACCCGGACACCGCCAAGTACAGCGTGAACAACGGCCTTCGCCTGTCCACCGCGACCGTCACCAACGACCTGTACTCCGCCCGCAACACCCTCACCCACCGCATCCAGGGCCCCACCTCCACCGGCACCGTGGAACTGGACCTGTCGGGGATGCGCGACGGCGACCGCACCGGGCTGGCCGTGCTGCGCGACTCCTCGGCGTGGATCGGCGTCAAGCGCGACAACGGCCGCAACCGGATCGTCTCCGTCACCGGCCTGACCATGGACGGCTCCTGGCGCACCACCGGAACCGGCTACGAGGTCGCGAGCGCCGACCTGGGCGGCTCCCGGATCTGGTTGCGCGCCAACGCCGACATCCGCCCCGGCAACGGCAGGCAGGCCCGGTTCTCCTACAGCACCGACGGCGTCAACTTCACCGCCTTCGGCCCGGCGTTCACGCTCAAGAACGACTGGCGGTTCTTCATGGGCTACCGCTTCGCCGTCTTCAACCACGCCACCGCCGCGCTCGGCGGCTCCGTCACCGCCCGCCGCTTCGACCTCACCACCCCGTGA
- a CDS encoding cellulose binding domain-containing protein yields MARNRVLAAAGIALLTLAAGLITTSATGAPGASGAPGASATTEGCGKAPALTSGTRTITSSGKSRTYILSIPDGYDRNRPHRVVFGFHWLSGTANDVATGQTVQRDVWSYYGLKRLAGSSTIFVAPQGFNNGWANNGGEDITLVDDIVRQLDAGLCVDTTQRFATGFSYGGAMSYSVACSRPTVFRAVAVIAGGVLSGCAGGTQPIAYLGIHGLRDSVLNISGGRSMRDRFVRNNGCAAQNPPEPSQGSLTHRGTTYTGCRDGYPVRWVAFDEGHIAAPQDNAPGDSGTRTWAPEETWRFFTQFAGTGPDPTSTTTTTTTTTTTTPGEPQPGACRVSATVNAWGNGLTAELAITNTGTTQVQGWSLEFALPAGQVITSGWNASYAPSSGRVTARDAGYNAAIPPGGKVSIGYQVTHGGDAAPPSGFSLNGAACTMG; encoded by the coding sequence TTGGCGCGCAACAGGGTCCTCGCGGCAGCGGGCATCGCGCTGCTCACCCTCGCCGCGGGGCTGATCACCACCAGCGCGACCGGAGCGCCCGGCGCGTCCGGCGCCCCCGGCGCGTCCGCCACGACGGAGGGCTGCGGCAAGGCGCCCGCGCTCACCAGCGGCACGCGCACGATCACCAGCAGCGGCAAGTCCCGCACCTACATCCTGTCGATCCCGGACGGCTACGACCGGAACCGCCCCCACCGCGTCGTCTTCGGCTTCCACTGGCTCAGCGGCACCGCGAACGACGTCGCCACCGGCCAGACCGTGCAGCGGGACGTCTGGTCCTACTACGGCCTCAAGCGCCTGGCGGGCAGCAGCACGATCTTCGTGGCGCCGCAGGGCTTCAACAACGGCTGGGCCAACAACGGCGGCGAGGACATCACCCTCGTCGACGACATCGTCCGCCAGCTCGACGCCGGGCTGTGCGTGGACACCACCCAGCGGTTCGCCACCGGCTTCAGCTACGGCGGCGCGATGTCCTACTCGGTGGCCTGCTCGCGGCCGACGGTGTTCCGCGCGGTCGCGGTCATCGCGGGCGGCGTGCTCAGCGGCTGCGCCGGCGGCACGCAGCCCATCGCCTACCTCGGCATCCACGGCCTGCGCGACAGCGTCCTGAACATCTCCGGCGGGCGCTCGATGCGCGACCGGTTCGTGCGCAACAACGGCTGCGCCGCGCAGAACCCGCCGGAACCGTCCCAGGGCAGCCTGACCCACCGGGGCACCACCTACACCGGCTGCCGCGACGGCTACCCGGTGCGCTGGGTCGCGTTCGACGAGGGCCACATCGCCGCACCGCAGGACAACGCGCCCGGCGACAGCGGCACCAGGACGTGGGCGCCCGAGGAGACCTGGCGGTTCTTCACCCAGTTCGCCGGAACCGGCCCCGACCCGACCAGCACCACCACGACCACGACCACCACCACCACCACCACGCCCGGCGAACCGCAGCCGGGGGCCTGCCGGGTGTCGGCCACCGTCAACGCCTGGGGCAACGGCCTGACGGCGGAGCTCGCCATCACCAACACCGGGACCACGCAGGTGCAGGGCTGGTCGCTGGAGTTCGCGCTGCCCGCGGGCCAGGTGATCACCTCGGGCTGGAACGCCTCGTACGCGCCCAGCTCGGGCCGGGTGACCGCCCGCGACGCGGGCTACAACGCGGCGATCCCACCCGGTGGCAAAGTCAGCATCGGCTACCAGGTCACCCACGGCGGGGACGCGGCCCCACCTTCGGGGTTCTCCTTGAACGGCGCGGCCTGCACGATGGGGTAG
- a CDS encoding LacI family DNA-binding transcriptional regulator, whose translation MTGTPPRAGVRESGRTRVTLADVASACAVSVPTASLVLSGRARELRISAAVERKVRATAEQLGYRRDTLLSASRTKTLGFVSDAVASAKLSGELIEGAVGAAHRHGFTLFAGESGGDREVEAALVASLRARQVEGVVFAARFPRLLEVPDGLRDGPSVLLNVLPANDFPAHAVLPDDRGGGRSAARVLLDAGHREGVHLIGTGPTAEAIDPRHIAAVARLSGALETFAAAGVEVESVRPCVEWMPENGYRATLDLLSHHRPRALLCFNDRLAFGACQALAEAGLSVPDDVSVVGFDDHPVAAWMRPRLTTVALPHHRLGAMAVELLLSRPRRDRSPTTVHHVPMPVVVGGSVRAVEHA comes from the coding sequence GTGACGGGCACACCCCCGCGAGCAGGTGTCCGCGAGAGCGGGCGGACGCGCGTCACGCTGGCCGACGTCGCGTCCGCCTGCGCCGTGTCGGTGCCCACCGCCTCCCTGGTGCTCTCCGGCCGCGCGCGGGAGCTGCGCATCTCGGCGGCGGTGGAGCGCAAGGTGCGGGCGACGGCCGAGCAGCTCGGCTACCGCCGCGACACGCTGCTGTCCGCCTCCCGCACCAAGACCCTCGGTTTCGTCTCGGACGCCGTGGCCTCGGCCAAGCTGTCCGGTGAGCTGATCGAGGGCGCGGTCGGCGCCGCCCACCGGCACGGGTTCACCCTGTTCGCCGGTGAGAGCGGCGGCGACCGCGAGGTGGAGGCGGCGCTGGTGGCCTCGCTGCGCGCCCGCCAGGTGGAGGGCGTGGTCTTCGCGGCCAGGTTCCCCCGGCTGCTGGAGGTCCCGGACGGGCTGCGCGACGGGCCGTCCGTGCTGCTGAACGTGCTGCCCGCCAACGACTTCCCCGCGCACGCCGTGCTCCCCGACGACCGCGGCGGCGGCCGTTCGGCGGCGCGCGTGCTGCTCGACGCCGGGCACCGCGAGGGCGTGCACCTGATCGGCACCGGGCCCACGGCCGAGGCGATCGACCCGCGCCACATCGCCGCCGTGGCCCGCCTCTCCGGCGCGCTGGAGACCTTCGCGGCGGCGGGGGTGGAGGTGGAGAGCGTGCGCCCGTGCGTGGAGTGGATGCCGGAGAACGGCTACCGCGCCACCCTGGACCTCCTGTCCCACCACCGCCCTCGCGCGCTGCTGTGCTTCAACGACCGCCTGGCGTTCGGCGCGTGCCAGGCGCTCGCGGAGGCGGGCCTGTCCGTGCCGGACGACGTCTCCGTGGTCGGCTTCGACGACCACCCCGTGGCCGCCTGGATGCGCCCGCGCCTGACCACCGTCGCCCTGCCGCACCACCGCCTGGGCGCGATGGCCGTGGAACTCCTCCTGTCCCGCCCCCGCCGCGACCGCAGCCCGACGACCGTGCACCACGTCCCGATGCCGGTGGTGGTGGGGGGATCGGTGCGCGCGGTCGAGCACGCCTGA
- a CDS encoding GNAT family N-acetyltransferase, giving the protein MTEVRTRPYAGPADLRAMQGLARRIWTPSSRWHVGDLAWQRNQHTGREAEWPTALWEAGGEVVAWGWAELPGELALLVDPARPELAGAVLDWFAGVATAPRRSVTVLDAEPHLVAALEARGYERLGGPHFRHSVRALDDLPTPELPAGYRVRAVRGEEDVAARVAAHRAAWWPSRVTEESYRAVMGAWPYRPGLDWVVEGPDGRFAATCLIWFDERNGVGELEPVGVDPGLRRRGLGRAVCLAALGALREAGGRRWCTRCTGTPTTPRPRRCTEGWGSASTPARSPSPRWRRAGSSGRAGRADPVDERLRCRSGRPSAWTPVPRPDRAPLRVVGSGVDRGEALAGVGEPRPGDGLHREHRVPPVALDVTDAAAVDRAGPAAFGRCAAPAESDARWRPVPGSAWN; this is encoded by the coding sequence ATGACCGAGGTGAGGACGCGCCCGTACGCCGGGCCCGCGGACCTGCGCGCGATGCAGGGGTTGGCGCGGCGGATCTGGACGCCGTCGAGCCGGTGGCACGTCGGCGACCTGGCCTGGCAGCGCAACCAGCACACCGGGCGCGAGGCCGAGTGGCCGACCGCGCTGTGGGAGGCGGGCGGCGAGGTGGTGGCGTGGGGGTGGGCCGAGCTGCCGGGTGAGCTGGCGCTGCTGGTCGACCCCGCCCGGCCCGAGCTTGCGGGGGCGGTGCTCGACTGGTTCGCGGGCGTGGCCACCGCGCCCCGGCGGTCGGTCACCGTGCTGGACGCCGAACCGCACCTGGTCGCCGCGCTGGAGGCTCGCGGGTACGAGCGGCTGGGCGGGCCGCACTTCCGGCACTCGGTGCGCGCGCTGGACGACCTGCCGACGCCCGAACTGCCCGCCGGGTACCGGGTCCGCGCCGTGCGGGGCGAGGAGGACGTGGCGGCGCGGGTCGCGGCGCACCGGGCGGCCTGGTGGCCGTCGCGGGTCACCGAGGAGAGCTACCGGGCGGTGATGGGGGCGTGGCCGTACCGGCCGGGGCTGGACTGGGTGGTGGAGGGGCCGGACGGGCGGTTCGCGGCCACCTGCCTGATCTGGTTCGACGAGCGCAACGGCGTGGGCGAGCTGGAACCGGTCGGGGTCGACCCCGGTCTGCGGCGGCGCGGGCTGGGGCGGGCGGTGTGCCTGGCGGCGCTGGGCGCGCTGCGCGAGGCGGGCGGGCGGCGGTGGTGTACCCGCTGCACGGGCACCCCGACCACCCCGCGCCCGCGCCGCTGTACCGAGGGCTGGGGTTCCGCGAGCACGCCCGCACGATCACCTTCACCGCGCTGGAGGCGCGCGGGTAGCAGCGGCCGGGCGGGGCGAGCGGACCCGGTCGACGAGCGGCTCCGCTGTCGGAGCGGTCGTCCCAGCGCGTGGACACCAGTGCCACGACCAGACCGCGCCCCGCTTCGCGTGGTCGGCTCGGGGGTCGACCGCGGTGAGGCTCTCGCCGGGGTGGGTGAACCACGTCCTGGCGATGGCCTGCACCGCGAGCACCGGGTGCCGCCCGTGGCGCTGGACGTCACCGACGCAGCCGCCGTCGACCGGGCCGGGCCGGCCGCGTTCGGCCGTTGCGCCGCGCCGGCCGAGTCCGACGCCAGGTGGCGGCCGGTCCCCGGGTCCGCCTGGAACTGA
- a CDS encoding TetR/AcrR family transcriptional regulator, protein MTTRPDRRVARSRAALMAAAVDLVAERGAAVPVTDLAEAADVSRQLLYQHFGDRDTLLVAAAADLVRRELLPHLADPRAPRHARLLAVARHFADHRPFYRAVLTGPCAWRLAEALAELFRTLITTEALRAGLGEVDERAARDLAVLISHGTGAIVHDWVVRAEDPLRPEELADRLLTVTSLLTPAPPHP, encoded by the coding sequence GTGACCACCCGTCCCGACCGCCGGGTCGCCCGCTCCAGGGCCGCCCTCATGGCCGCCGCCGTCGACCTGGTCGCCGAGCGCGGGGCGGCGGTCCCGGTGACCGACCTGGCCGAGGCCGCCGACGTCAGCAGGCAGCTGCTCTACCAGCACTTCGGCGACCGCGACACGCTCCTCGTCGCCGCTGCGGCGGACCTGGTGCGGCGCGAGCTCCTGCCGCACCTGGCCGACCCGCGGGCCCCGCGCCACGCCCGCCTCCTGGCCGTGGCCCGCCACTTCGCCGACCACCGCCCCTTCTACCGCGCCGTGCTCACCGGCCCGTGCGCGTGGCGGCTGGCGGAGGCCCTGGCCGAGCTCTTCCGCACCCTCATCACCACCGAGGCCCTGCGCGCCGGCCTGGGCGAGGTGGACGAGCGGGCCGCCCGCGACCTGGCCGTGCTGATCTCCCACGGCACCGGCGCGATCGTCCACGACTGGGTCGTGCGCGCCGAGGACCCGCTGCGCCCCGAGGAACTCGCCGACCGCCTGCTCACCGTCACCAGCCTGCTCACCCCGGCACCCCCGCACCCCTGA
- a CDS encoding cysteine hydrolase family protein: MDVQPAVVARYPDPAYLPRLATALEAARAASVPVIHVGVGFRPDYAEIHPRNKMFGRLAAAPRGSGATDFHPETAPLDDEVVVTKRRVSAFAGSDLDLVLRAQGVDHLVLTGIATSGVVLSTLRQAADLDFQLTVLADGCLDGDPEVHRVLTEKVFPTQAEVRTIADWAGSLDV, encoded by the coding sequence ATGGACGTCCAGCCCGCCGTGGTCGCCCGCTACCCCGACCCGGCCTACCTCCCCAGGCTCGCCACCGCGCTCGAGGCGGCCCGCGCCGCGTCCGTGCCGGTGATCCACGTCGGCGTCGGCTTCCGCCCCGACTACGCGGAGATCCACCCGCGCAACAAGATGTTCGGCCGCCTGGCCGCGGCCCCCAGGGGCTCCGGCGCCACCGACTTCCACCCCGAGACCGCGCCGCTCGACGACGAGGTGGTGGTGACCAAGCGCCGCGTCAGCGCGTTCGCGGGCAGCGACCTGGACCTCGTCCTGCGCGCCCAGGGCGTCGACCACCTGGTGCTCACCGGCATCGCGACCAGCGGCGTGGTCCTGTCCACCCTCCGCCAGGCCGCCGACCTGGACTTCCAGCTCACCGTCCTGGCCGACGGCTGCCTGGACGGCGACCCCGAGGTGCACCGCGTGCTCACCGAGAAGGTCTTCCCGACGCAGGCCGAAGTCCGGACGATCGCGGACTGGGCGGGGTCCCTGGACGTGTGA
- a CDS encoding BTAD domain-containing putative transcriptional regulator — protein sequence MDGSAGVRVVLLGAFRVRRDDVALDVPGARVRALLVRLALAGGRAVEPGALVDAIWGDEPPAGPGPALQALVSRLRRALGAPGAVALGVGGYRLVADVDAARFEELAARGGEDALREAAALWGGRVGGEPPVVAAVAPRVATRLARLSVEVVLDLAEVELALGRTGAAIGGASGVLAEHPAHERAAGVLVDALAGAGRQAEALAAYERVRAALADELGADPGTALRERHLRLLRATPPPLPRPNALPAPVTGFLGRDVDLARVADLLAAGRLVTVVGPGGVGKTRLAVEALRRDRDALLVDLAPVAEPSEVVAAVLAGIGLRGDRDRPGGDATALLAAELAARRSVLLLDNCEHLVDAVAHLVALLLPRCPELRVLATSREPLAVDGEALVPLGPLALPGIGDGLDAAVGTASVRLFAQRASAVRPGFAVDATTLPDVVRLVRALDGLPLALELAAARLRALPLPDLVAGLSARFRLLAGGNRAAPPRHRTLRAVIAWSWDLLDGPERAVAERISVLPGGVTPESAAAVCAGAVPADEVPELLAALVDRSLLSLVGGRRRMLETVRAYGVERLAAAGDLSAVRDLAAAHVAGVLAGQDAVLRGPGQRAAVAAIGAEHDNAVAALHHRCATGDADGALALALSLVWYWQVFGRQSEGAHWLGRALAVPGGPSPERDCARAAHLLGLADGGHGVGDRGEVGALADRVLAHRGLPGHLRVLGAVLLFLLGRGEGVFRELGAGGGWLSGLAHLFLAELAENAGELDRARGHAEVSLDRFRAAGDGWGVAGVLPVRARARRYDDLDGAWADLREARALEGEFGALSPGDRVRADLRWVDLHERRGDSGAALEVLAAARARGEQVAVVDAREAALRVRLGDLGRAGELLAGVGGAVGDLARAAYRVASGDLAGAERALRRARVVAAASGELPALAPVAVGAAALEQARGRWAGSGVLLGTAARVRGAHDRTDPLVRELVDRGRAAVGGSAFAAAYARGWEAERDVAAAFVL from the coding sequence GTGGACGGGAGCGCGGGGGTGCGGGTCGTGCTGCTCGGCGCGTTCCGGGTCCGCCGCGACGACGTCGCCCTGGACGTGCCGGGGGCGCGGGTGCGGGCGCTGCTGGTGCGGTTGGCGCTGGCCGGTGGGCGGGCGGTGGAGCCGGGCGCGCTGGTCGACGCGATCTGGGGCGACGAGCCGCCCGCCGGGCCGGGGCCGGCGTTGCAGGCGCTCGTCTCCCGGCTGCGGCGGGCGCTCGGCGCGCCGGGCGCGGTCGCGCTGGGGGTGGGCGGGTACCGGCTCGTGGCGGACGTGGACGCGGCGCGGTTCGAGGAGCTGGCCGCGCGGGGCGGGGAGGACGCGCTGCGGGAGGCCGCCGCGCTGTGGGGCGGGCGGGTCGGGGGCGAGCCGCCGGTGGTCGCGGCCGTCGCGCCGCGGGTGGCGACCCGGTTGGCGCGGCTGTCGGTGGAGGTGGTGCTGGACCTGGCGGAGGTCGAGCTGGCGCTCGGGCGCACCGGGGCGGCCATCGGTGGGGCGAGCGGGGTGCTGGCCGAGCACCCGGCGCACGAGCGGGCCGCCGGGGTGCTGGTGGACGCGCTCGCGGGCGCGGGACGGCAGGCCGAGGCGCTGGCGGCCTACGAGCGGGTCCGCGCGGCGCTGGCCGACGAGCTGGGCGCCGACCCCGGCACGGCCCTGCGCGAGCGCCACCTGCGGCTGCTGCGCGCCACCCCGCCACCGCTCCCCCGGCCGAACGCGCTGCCCGCGCCGGTGACGGGCTTCCTCGGCCGGGACGTCGACCTCGCCCGCGTCGCCGACCTGCTGGCCGCCGGGCGGCTGGTCACCGTCGTCGGGCCCGGCGGGGTGGGCAAGACCCGGCTGGCCGTGGAGGCGCTGCGCCGGGACCGGGACGCGCTGCTGGTGGACCTCGCGCCGGTCGCCGAGCCCTCGGAGGTCGTCGCCGCCGTGCTCGCCGGGATCGGGCTGCGCGGCGACCGCGACCGGCCGGGCGGGGACGCGACGGCGCTGCTGGCCGCCGAGCTGGCGGCGCGCAGGTCGGTGCTGCTGCTGGACAACTGCGAGCACCTGGTCGACGCCGTGGCCCACCTGGTCGCGCTCCTGCTCCCCCGCTGCCCCGAGCTGCGCGTGCTCGCCACCAGCCGGGAACCCCTGGCGGTCGACGGGGAGGCGCTGGTCCCGCTGGGGCCGCTCGCGCTGCCCGGAATCGGGGACGGGCTTGACGCCGCGGTCGGCACGGCCTCGGTGCGGCTGTTCGCCCAACGGGCGTCGGCGGTGCGCCCCGGTTTCGCCGTCGACGCCACGACGCTGCCGGACGTGGTGCGCCTGGTGCGGGCGCTGGACGGGCTGCCGCTGGCGCTGGAGCTGGCCGCCGCCCGGTTGCGCGCCCTGCCGCTGCCCGACCTGGTGGCCGGGTTGTCGGCGCGGTTCCGCCTGCTGGCGGGCGGGAACCGGGCCGCGCCGCCCCGGCACCGCACGCTGCGCGCGGTGATCGCGTGGAGCTGGGACCTGCTGGACGGGCCCGAGCGGGCCGTGGCCGAGCGGATCTCCGTGCTGCCCGGCGGGGTCACCCCGGAGTCGGCCGCCGCCGTCTGCGCGGGCGCCGTGCCCGCCGACGAGGTGCCCGAGCTGCTGGCCGCGCTGGTCGACCGGTCGCTGCTGAGCCTGGTCGGGGGTCGGCGGCGGATGCTGGAGACGGTGCGCGCGTACGGGGTCGAGCGCCTGGCCGCCGCCGGGGACTTGAGCGCGGTCCGCGACCTGGCCGCCGCGCACGTGGCGGGGGTGCTGGCGGGGCAGGACGCGGTGCTGCGCGGGCCGGGGCAGCGCGCGGCGGTGGCGGCGATCGGCGCGGAGCACGACAACGCGGTGGCCGCGCTGCACCACCGGTGCGCCACCGGGGACGCGGACGGGGCGCTCGCGCTGGCGCTGTCGCTGGTCTGGTACTGGCAGGTGTTCGGCCGCCAGTCCGAGGGCGCGCACTGGCTCGGGCGGGCGCTGGCGGTGCCCGGCGGGCCGTCCCCGGAGCGGGACTGCGCGCGGGCCGCCCACCTGCTCGGCCTGGCCGACGGCGGGCACGGGGTGGGTGATCGCGGGGAGGTGGGGGCGCTCGCGGACCGGGTGCTGGCGCACCGGGGGCTCCCCGGTCACCTGCGGGTGCTCGGGGCGGTCCTGCTGTTCCTGCTGGGGCGCGGCGAGGGGGTGTTCCGGGAGCTGGGCGCGGGCGGCGGGTGGTTGTCCGGGCTGGCGCACCTGTTCCTGGCCGAGCTGGCGGAGAACGCGGGCGAGCTGGACCGGGCGCGCGGGCACGCGGAGGTGTCCCTGGACCGGTTCCGGGCGGCCGGGGACGGGTGGGGCGTGGCGGGGGTGCTGCCGGTGCGGGCGCGGGCGCGGCGGTACGACGACCTGGACGGGGCGTGGGCGGACCTGCGGGAGGCGCGGGCGCTGGAGGGGGAGTTCGGGGCGCTGAGCCCCGGTGACCGGGTGCGGGCGGACCTGCGGTGGGTCGACCTGCACGAGCGGCGCGGTGACAGCGGGGCGGCGCTGGAGGTGCTGGCCGCGGCCCGTGCTCGGGGGGAGCAGGTCGCGGTGGTGGACGCGCGGGAGGCCGCGCTGCGGGTGCGGCTCGGGGACCTGGGGCGGGCGGGTGAGCTGCTGGCCGGGGTGGGTGGGGCGGTGGGCGACCTGGCGCGGGCCGCGTATCGGGTGGCCTCGGGGGACCTGGCGGGTGCGGAGCGGGCGTTGCGGCGGGCGCGGGTGGTGGCGGCTGCGAGCGGGGAGCTGCCCGCGCTGGCCCCGGTGGCGGTGGGGGCGGCGGCGCTGGAGCAGGCGCGGGGGCGGTGGGCGGGGTCGGGGGTGCTGCTCGGGACGGCCGCGCGGGTGCGGGGCGCGCACGACCGCACCGACCCCCTGGTGCGCGAGCTGGTCGACCGGGGGCGGGCGGCGGTGGGCGGGAGCGCGTTCGCGGCGGCGTACGCGCGGGGGTGGGAGGCGGAGCGGGACGTGGCGGCGGCGTTCGTGCTCTGA
- a CDS encoding DUF998 domain-containing protein, with the protein MDTHDPEPRRAAWSALVAGPAVYLTAEFVAAAAWTDPPYSYTHHFISALGVRGPATAFGQFMLSPLAPVMNAGLVLFGVVVLVGVLALRLPAARRLPVVAAAVVLAVGSAVVALFPGDGDALDSGAADHHALGAFGAFTAGNALVLLLGAAHRPLGISRGRGRALVALGVLGLAGMVGYVALLAAETGVLVGLVERTAIYPFLAGLLLLGLALRRAARRRENGLVNGNGLVATGSTTTR; encoded by the coding sequence GTGGACACCCACGACCCCGAACCCCGTCGCGCGGCCTGGTCAGCGCTCGTGGCGGGCCCCGCCGTCTACCTCACCGCCGAGTTCGTCGCGGCGGCGGCGTGGACCGACCCGCCCTACAGCTACACGCACCACTTCATCAGCGCGCTGGGCGTGCGCGGCCCGGCGACGGCGTTCGGCCAGTTCATGCTCTCGCCGCTGGCGCCGGTGATGAACGCGGGGCTGGTCCTGTTCGGCGTGGTGGTGCTGGTGGGCGTGCTCGCGCTGCGCCTGCCCGCCGCGCGCCGCCTGCCCGTCGTCGCCGCGGCGGTGGTGCTGGCGGTGGGCAGCGCGGTGGTGGCGCTGTTCCCCGGCGACGGCGACGCGCTGGACAGCGGCGCGGCCGACCACCACGCGCTCGGGGCGTTCGGCGCGTTCACGGCGGGCAACGCGCTCGTGCTCCTGCTGGGCGCGGCCCACCGCCCGCTCGGGATCTCCAGGGGGCGGGGGAGGGCGCTGGTGGCGCTCGGCGTGCTGGGCCTGGCCGGGATGGTCGGCTACGTCGCCCTGCTGGCGGCGGAGACCGGGGTGCTGGTCGGCCTGGTGGAGCGCACCGCGATCTACCCGTTCCTGGCCGGCCTGCTGCTCCTGGGCCTCGCGCTGCGCCGCGCCGCCCGCCGCCGGGAAAACGGGTTGGTCAACGGCAACGGCCTGGTGGCGACGGGATCGACCACGACCCGCTGA